One part of the Coturnix japonica isolate 7356 linkage group LGE22C19W28_E50C23, Coturnix japonica 2.1, whole genome shotgun sequence genome encodes these proteins:
- the LOC107325818 gene encoding keratin, type II cytoskeletal 75-like produces the protein MHKRALPSPCGAQVHLSSFPPTPCSRPAPLLLPSCRSIHPIPKPAMSRQSTVRIQRGRSGFSAASAIVPGTCRTSFSSRSVTRVGGCNAGSGFARVGGGFGSRSLYNFGGCKRISAAGRGGSFYGPAGFGGGAGSMLGYGYGAFGGPGFPAGGIQEVSINQSLLKPLNLEIDPSIQRIRKEEKEQIKTLNNKFASFIDKVRFLEQQNKVLETKWSLLQEQGMKTVRNNLEPLFETYINNLRMQLNSLLSDKGRLEGELVNTQYLVEDFKKKYEDEINRRTIAENEFVTLKKDVDASYMNKVELQAKADALTEEINFLRALYEAELSQMQTQISDTSVVLTMDNNRNLDLDSIIAEVKAQYEDIANRSRAEAESWYQTKYEELQATAGRHGDDLRSTKQEISELNRHVQRLRAEIDSVKKQCANLKAAIADAEERGEIALKDAKAKLAELEDALQQAKADLARQLREYQELMNVKLALDIEIATYRKLLEGEECRLAGDGVPVNISVTRTTVGSGYGGGSNLSVGGGMCSMGNNYSCSGPGGSSALGGGSSSSMKFFSSSSSRRSYRS, from the exons ATGCATAAAAGGGCTCTCCCGAGCCCGTGCGGAGCACAGgttcatctttcttctttccctcccactCCTTGCTCCAGGCCAGCACCTCTACTGCTTCCCTCGTGCCGTAGcatccaccccatcccaaaACCAGCCATGTCTCGCCAGTCCACCGTCAGGATCCAGAGGGGGAGAAGTGGCTTCAGTGCTGCATCAGCCATCGTGCCCGGCACGTGCCGCACCAGCTTCAGCTCACGCTCCGTCACCCGTGTTGGGGGCTGCAATGCTGGAAGTGGCTTTGCAAGGGTTGGAGGTGGCTTTGGAAGCAGAAGCCTCTACAATTTTGGTGGATGCAAGAGGATCTCTGCAGCTGGAAGGGGTGGGAGCTTCTATGGCCCCGCAGGGTTTGGTGGAGGTGCTGGGAGCATGCTGGGCTATGGATATGGGGCATTTGGAGGCCCTGGGTTCCCTGCTGGTGGCATCCAGGAGGTCTCCATCAACCAGAGCCTTCTGAAGCCCCTCAACCTGGAGATCGACCCCAGCATCCAGAGGATCcgaaaggaggagaaggagcagaTCAAAACCCTCAACAACAAATTTGCCTCCTTCATCGACAAG GTCCGATTCCTCgagcaacaaaacaaagtgctgGAAACCAAATGGagcctgctgcaggagcaggggaTGAAAACGGTCCGGAACAACCTGGAGCCACTCTTTGAGACATACATCAACAACCTGAGGatgcagctgaacagcctgCTGAGTGACAAGGGGAGGCTGGAGGGAGAGCTTGTCAACACACAGTACTTGGTTGAGGACTTCAAGAAGAA GTACGAAGATGAAATCAACAGGCGCACCATTGCAGAGAATGAGTTTGTGACGCTTAAGAAG GATGTGGATGCTTCCTACATGAACAAGGTTGAGCTACAAGCCAAGGCAGATGCATTGACTGAGGAAATCAATTTCTTGAGAGCCCTCTACGAAGCC GAGCTGTCCCAGATGCAGACCCAGATCTCCGACACCTCCGTGGTGTTGACAATGGACAACAACCGCAACCTGGACCTGGACAGCATCATCGCCGAGGTGAAGGCACAGTATGAGGACATCGCCAACCGCAGCCGGGCTGAAGCTGAGTCCTGGTACCAAACCAAG TACGAAGAGCTGCAGGCTACAGCAGGCAGGCATGGGGATGACCTCCGCAGCACCAAGCAGGAGATCTCTGAGCTCAACCGGCACGTCCAACGGCTGCGGGCTGAGATTGACAGCGTGAAGAAACAG TGTGCAAACCTGAAAGCAGCCATCGCAGATGCTGAGGAACGTGGGGAGATTGCCCTGAAGGATGCCAAAGCTAAACTGGCTGAGCTGGAGGATGCCCTGCAGCAGGCAAAGGCAGACCTGGCCCGGCAGCTGCGTGAGTATCAGGAGCTGATGAACGTCAAGCTGGCCCTGGACATTGAGATTGCGACCTacaggaagctgctggaggGCGAGGAGTGCAG GCTGGCTGGGGACGGTGTCCCAGTGAATATCT CTGTGACCAGAACCACTGTTGGATCAGGATACGGAGGAGGAAGCAACCTCAGCGTGGGGGGTGGCATGTGCAGCATGGGGAACAACTACAGCTGCAGTGGGCCTGGGGGGAGCAGTGCCCTGGGtgggggcagcagctccagcatgaagttcttctcctcctcctcctcccggaGAAGTTACAGGAGCTAA